The following are encoded together in the Theileria orientalis strain Shintoku DNA, chromosome 1, complete genome genome:
- a CDS encoding uncharacterized protein (cell surface antigen domain containing protein) codes for MNIILISWCTIVTIVLLCKLDRVSCTDPNQSLKNTSDPNNSQPVSSQNNEPPPKPPDSANLSQSSNVTLITVNIDLTESTDQVVYEHDTVNKAQRWTCKEGFLIEKVTKEANVVWQDDVRPGDRVVIRETEDGLKAKVYRPGDIEGSSSKAHAQQPGSSTPAPETAAQPVSTTPTPPVATPAPKPTEATPVAQASAATPKPAAPAQPVAQPVSSTPVTKPVAQPVESTPGSQVSATVPTKTEVSASQSVSTKQAGHSSPTLITVAFELRESTNQINYEFDADNKAHRLKCKDGFLIEKVTKEANVVWQDDVRPGDRVVIRETEDGLKAKVYRPGDIEGSSSKAHAQQPGSSTPAPETAAQPVSTTPTPPVATPAPKPTEATPVAQASAATPKPAPEPAQAVSTQVATPKQPDQVALPKPVAQPTAQAGPVVPSPQPVSTTPASSTPATKPAEATPVSQAKPVVSTPAAKPVPGTPEAGQESSQTAGSPHLITVNIDLTESTDQVVYEHDTVNKAQRWTCKEGFLIEKVTKAGNVVWQPKDGRHGDRVVIRDTDKGPKAKVYRPGETEAQDQQPGSSTPAPETAAQPVSTTPTPPVATPAPKPTEATPVAQASAATPKPAAPAQPVAQPVSSTPVTKPVAQPVESTPGSQVSATVPTKTEVSASQSVSTKQAGHSSPTLITVAFELRESTNQINYEFDADNKAHRLKCKDGFLIEKVTKEANVVWQDDVRPGDRVVIRETEDGLKAKVYRPGDIEGSSSKAHARQVSTQTATPKEPDQPVSSTPTPPVATPAPKPTEATPVAQASAATPKPAPEPAQAVSTQVATPKQPDQVALPKPVAQPTAQAGPVVPSPQPVSTTPASSTPATKPAEATPVSQAKPVVSTPAAKPVPGTPEAGQEASQTIPDTSDQTKDKEPEQSSVTPEAKEPSKSVPATPKPAVSTQSVFTPSISMAELFSPDPEDFVEQPASPSPKPESSTPEAKQLSQQPSETPKAKEPDTSGTTPKSEADVSVPSPSGVSSKSEAVDQKPDPKSASEPAPEQSLSQQPASQVTKELAKPHEETKPVAQPAQPSEESKSVALPKEEPKSLTQPTAETKSVSEPVSTTPTAKPADKPAVVTPKPAESSPTPLSSPSETKETKESSEKPEAKETKQSAETKKPDKPPTTETVKKESDSDAQASTETSQSGVSQGFLSTGSQPAPSSPDVKSVIVSPKPAEYVTKPVSSTHDTKESVSTTPMSQSAVLTPKTDAIPISTTPAKPTEESNSETQSSEDLKPAIKPVAQASVITPKPVTPASVITPKPVTPASVITPKPETPASVITPKPAAQPVSTSPITPAPKSETESVSATDKPTEETEKSGLTQGFLSSSASQPEPTTGDKSEEHQPSGLSQGFLSTSGSEESEEPQESGLSEGFLGSPGGQESEPPQPEVKKLPIQLPDFELPTKEEFDICKYFRSRFTKNPIILNIGMKFSTLLFDYTYKDDIHTFTAKEVFVFGWVEENATLIWDSGEKKDYSEKVEVNDDDVLTVYLKDGKTRVFEKDGSEWKEWIQDYEYEEYHFTAIQCFGRRVWEYDEGNEFNTVHMSRLGGKLILTELNEDKPDFTKPSVDVFTLGSEHPNDSKRYYFVKFSEDEGLFLFRKRTKCTKVAMNGETIWNHYVSVYGATYPSAVSYYSSREVNIHFFNHILLLNKKNKVWKLSIDVDGNVLTSSHRRKFKKPVEEVPPEPEPEPVPEPEPTPKPVELDITSKNPTSEITYGTYDSFGFNLLKEHETIIWKTDVHKEYATHVEHNSTKGIVTIKLGNNVKKVFKRSSDGVWDLELSRPIPAKTDKATLSSIAFKKSSGKRAVELDIDSDDSTQEFVHKVHGNPTIFTSKCHTTFKQVNHNCITIWKASGDECANKVEFTKRSSGKLDVTVILCDGNKRLFVKDVTKGWMEIDLTAINLYPMNVMYEHDTYFYSNMLQGSTRTFEARDGFGFNHVRCKSGNNWFDIWKSVNEKQYATKVVNENQSKVTVHFNIGRDKVFNRASDGKWTEEGAVASPAAFTVEIEDDSPVDTPVDAPVDTPVDAPVDTHVDAPVDTTVDAPVDTTVDTSSSSQPCEISVSLPQESILKRAVAAKPAPVSVSRRGSTASLSEFSDTESIASLPGDDDETFLNLQRTDITIVTKDAANVESTNDSTKFEVEEDDEELVYSFKDPNKCVEVKFKDKLVWKFDSSKNVHPKEVCFVLFTSFVILEFDDGCNIKGLKNGEFKSVTRSVLKNIVKKGVEEDSKSKETAESQRSSSALSTPLRARAGSIVQIAQPAGRAPLRTAIKSVRSSTPIFKASALSTPAFTDVNLSASEADDTSGTSSSYLSLSKTGVDLDILLVISTSEFEHKKVDNYVTYSAKANHAFKTVKDGTTEVWKATDANNYSTKVEVDMPSNYKAVTVFLDGDITKVFLKDSQTGKWTAIDTYKVNPITLNVNSNQTTYFCDNILDNNVRTFTAKKGFRFNEVNAGSGIIKVEIWKTDKENEYANKVVNESSNKLTIHIGEGANASTKVFNKGSDGKWVHVEMTLPKSTPDSQPSTESRPSSLSSALGAKPSPLAIGAKAQPSALSSTIRPKPASQPSEAMSKPESKPEDKSDSSSEAADATTEPSSEAAALKTEPSSVAPEVKSATASQPEAKSDPSTESPADKTVSSSEASEDKSESSSEAAAVKSATASQPEPKSETPSQPEEKSESSTEAPEVKTVPESQPEDKSESVVTSPLSKAQPKPTESSTTRTPLLTPKPASTAIGSTSARASSTTPESTTSLATPGSTDTRSGLASEGSKQGETDSAPSTASGTDSRPTSGTGTSGSTLTGTSTYSRLFETSASSPLNTGTINLTAARRPSVASVTSVTSKAVAVKIQDKTENAKPDDEEDEDDLVTSDPSESRVLIHSPSNDQDSQKSDKDGEVSKEDVTVSTTPQPKAVSSLGSSALRGSTTAISATPANIASAKPVSSAGSTSQTSDSPSSPIAAPSTSTPLLKLSQSPSNSSLTSVSSASTASPASGVARRASVTPASPASAVARRASTTPAPIATPASSTSSEPSQATPVATARRPSVTPIPASGTPVPRARPAGSSGGPSPSGIVIPLED; via the exons atgaatataattttaatatcatGGTGTACAATAGTGACTATAGTACTACTATGTAAACTTGATAGAGTCAGTTGTACTGATCCCAATCAAAGTTTAAAGAATACATCAGATCCTAATAATAGTCAACCAGTTAGTTCTCAAAATAATGAGCCTCCTCCCAAACCACCCGATTCAGCCAACCTGAGTCAATCTAGTAATGTAACTTTAATTACTGTGAACATCGATTTGACGGAAAGCACTGATCAGGTTGTATATGAACACGATACAGTTAATAAAGCTCAACGTTGGACTTGTAAGGAAGGATTTTTAATTGAAAAGGTTACAAAAGAAGCTAACGTCGTATGGCAAGATGATGTGAGACCCGGTGATAGAGTCGTTATACGAGAAACAGAAGATGGTCTCAAGGCAAAGGTATATCGTCCAGGTGATATTGAGGGGTCAAGTTCTAAAGCCCACGCTCAACAACCTGGATCTAGCACACCTGCACCTGAAACCGCTGCACAACCAGTATCAACTACACCAACTCCTCCCGTAGCTACACCTGCACCTAAACCAACTGAAGCTACACCTGTCGCTCAGGCTTCAGCTGCTACACCCAAACCTGCTGCTCCAGCTCAACCTGTAGCACAACCTGTATCATCTACACCAGTTACCAAACCTGTAGCTCAGCCAGTCGAATCTACGCCTGGGTCACAAGTTTCTGCCACAGTTCCAACTAAGACTGAGGTTTCAGCATCCCAATCTGTTTCAACCAAACAAGCTGGGCATAGTTCTCCAACTCTTATTACCGTTGCCTTTGAGTTGAGAGAAAGCACTAATCAGATCAATTACGAATTTGACGCTGACAATAAAGCCCACCGTTTGAAGTGTAAGGATGGTTTTTTAATTGAAAAGGTTACAAAAGAAGCTAACGTCGTATGGCAAGATGATGTGAGACCCGGTGATAGAGTCGTTATACGAGAAACAGAAGATGGTCTCAAGGCAAAGGTATATCGTCCAGGTGATATTGAGGGGTCAAGTTCTAAAGCCCACGCTCAACAACCTGGATCTAGCACACCTGCACCTGAAACCGCTGCACAACCAGTATCAACTACACCAACTCCTCCCGTAGCTACACCTGCACCTAAACCAACTGAAGCTACACCTGTCGCTCAGGCTTCAGCTGCTACACCTAAACCAGCCCCTGAACCTGCCCAAGCTGTATCTACACAAGTTGCTACACCTAAACAGCCTGATCAAGTGGCGCTACCAAAACCAGTTGCACAACCTACAGCACAAGCTGGACCGGTGGTACCTTCTCCACAACCAGTTTCTACCACACCTGCATCGTCTACACCTGCTACTAAACCAGCCGAAGCGACACCAGTATCTCAAGCCAAGCCTGTTGTATCGACTCCTGCAGCAAAACCAGTACCTGGCACTCCTGAGGCTGGACAAGAATCATCACAAACTGCAGGTAGTCCACATTTAATTACTGTGAACATCGATTTGACGGAAAGCACTGATCAGGTTGTATATGAACACGATACAGTTAATAAAGCTCAACGTTGGACTTGTAAGGAAGGATTTTTAATTGAAAAGGTAACAAAAGCTGGTAACGTTGTATGGCAACCTAAGGATGGGAGACATGGTGATAGAGTTGTTATAAGAGACACAGATAAAGGCCCTAAGGCAAAGGTATATCGTCCAGGTGAAACGGAGG CTCAAGATCAACAACCTGGATCTAGCACACCTGCACCTGAAACCGCTGCACAACCAGTATCAACTACACCAACTCCTCCCGTAGCTACACCTGCACCTAAACCAACTGAAGCTACACCTGTCGCTCAGGCTTCAGCTGCTACACCCAAACCTGCTGCTCCAGCTCAACCTGTAGCACAACCTGTATCATCTACACCAGTTACCAAACCTGTAGCTCAGCCAGTCGAATCTACGCCTGGGTCACAAGTTTCTGCCACAGTTCCAACTAAGACTGAGGTTTCAGCATCCCAATCTGTTTCAACCAAACAAGCTGGGCATAGTTCTCCAACTCTTATTACCGTTGCCTTTGAGTTGAGAGAAAGCACTAATCAGATCAATTACGAATTTGACGCTGACAATAAAGCCCACCGTTTGAAGTGTAAGGATGGTTTTTTAATTGAAAAGGTTACAAAAGAAGCTAACGTCGTATGGCAAGATGATGTGAGACCCGGTGATAGAGTTGTTATACGAGAAACAGAAGATGGTCTCAAGGCAAAGGTATATCGTCCAGGTGATATTGAGGGGTCAAGTTCTAAAGCCCACGCTCGACAGGTATCAACACAGACTGCTACACCTAAAGAACCCGATCAACCCGTATCATCTACACCAACTCCTCCCGTAGCTACACCTGCACCTAAACCAACTGAAGCTACACCTGTCGCTCAGGCTTCAGCTGCTACACCTAAACCAGCCCCTGAACCTGCCCAAGCTGTATCTACACAAGTTGCTACACCTAAACAGCCTGATCAAGTGGCGCTACCAAAACCAGTTGCACAACCTACAGCACAAGCTGGACCGGTGGTACCTTCTCCACAACCAGTTTCTACCACACCTGCATCGTCTACACCTGCTACTAAACCAGCCGAAGCGACACCAGTATCTCAAGCCAAGCCTGTTGTATCGACTCCTGCAGCAAAACCAGTACCTGGCACACCTGAGGCTGGACAAGAAGCATCACAAACAATCCCAGATACTTCTGACCAAACAAAAGATAAGGAACCTGAACAGTCTAGCGTAACACCTGAAGCCAAAGAACCCTCCAAATCTGTGCCTGCTACTCCCAAACCAGCTGTTTCAACTCAATCAGTATTTACACCATCGATTTCAATGGCTGAACTTTTTTCACCTGACCCTGAAGATTTTGTAGAACAGCCGGCATCCCCAAGCCCTAAACCTGAATCTAGTACACCTGAAGCAAAACAATTATCTCAACAGCCCTCTGAAACACCTAAAGCTAAAGAACCAGATACGTCTGGTACAACTCCCAAGTCAGAAGCTGACGTTTCAGTTCCTTCACCTTCAGGTGTTTCATCAAAATCTGAAGCAGTGGATCAAAAACCAGATCCGAAGAGTGCATCTGAGCCAGCACCGGAACAGTCTTTGTCACAACAACCTGCGTCACAGGTTACTAAAGAATTAGCCAAGCCGCATGAAGAAACTAAGCCAGTAGCTCAACCTGCACAACCATCAGAGGAATCTAAGTCAGTTGCTCTGCCGAAAGAGGAACCTAAGTCACTTACTCAGCCGACAGCCGAAACTAAATCAGTTTCTGAACCAGTATCAACTACTCCTACGGCTAAACCTGCGGATAAACCGGCTGTCGTAACACCCAAACCAGCTGAATCATCCCCAACACCACTTTCATCTCCATCTGAAACTAAGGAAACGAAAGAGTCTTCCGAAAAACCTGAAGCTAAAGAAACGAAACAGTCCGCTGAAACAAAGAAACCTGACAAACCTCCAACAACTGAAACCGTTAAAAAAGAATCTGATTCCGATGCACAGGCATCAACTGAAACATCCCAGTCTGGTGTGTCTCAGGGATTTTTATCAACAGGATCTCAACCTGCACCTAGCTCCCCTGATGTTAAATCAGTAATCGTATCACCTAAACCAGCTGAATATGTAACTAAACCAGTATCATCTACACATGATACTAAGGAATCTGTTTCAACTACTCCTATGTCACAATCAGCCGTTTTAACACCTAAGACGGATGCAATACCTATATCCACCACTCCTGCAAAACCGACTGAGGAGTCTAATTCGGAGACACAATCATCAGAAGATCTTAAACCAGCGATTAAACCAGTTGCTCAGGCTTCCGTTATAACTCCTAAACCTGTGACTCCTGCGTCTGTTATAACTCCTAAACCTGTGACTCCTGCGTCTGTTATAACTCCTAAACCTGAGACTCCTGCGTCTGTTATAACACCTAAACCAGCAGCGCAACCTGTATCGACGTCACCAATCACACCTGCGCCAAAATCTGAAACTGAATCTGTATCCGCAACTGATAAACCTACTGAAGAAACAGAAAAATCGGGACTAACTCAGGGTTTTCTATCATCTTCAGCATCGCAACCTGAGCCTACCACTGGTGATAAGTCCGAAGAACATCAACCGTCTGGTTTGTCCCAGGGATTTCTATCGACATCAGGTTCTGAAGAGTCTGAAGAGCCCCAAGAGTCAGGTCTGTCCGAGGGATTTTTAGGGTCACCAGGAGGTCAGGAATCGGAACCACCTCAGCCTGAGGTTAAGAAATTGCCCATACAGTTGCCAGATTTTGAATTGCCTACTAAAGAAGAATTTGATATTTGTAAGTACTTCCGAAGCcgatttacaaaaaatccTATAATTCTTAATATTGGTATGAAGTTCAGCACTTTGTTGTTCgattatacatataaagaCGACATTCATACCTTTACTGCAAAAGAGGTTTTTGTATTTGGATGGGTCGAAGAAAACGCAACTTTGATTTGGGACAGTGGAGAGAAAAAGGACTACTCAGAGAAGGTTGAAGTTAACGACGACGATGTCCTTACGGTATATTTGAAAGATGGGAAAACAAGGGTATTTGAAAAGGATGGTAGTGAATGGAAAGAATGGATTCAAGACTATGAATACGAAGAGTACCACTTTA CAGCCATTCAATGTTTCGGACGTAGAGTATGGGAATACGACGAGGGAAACGAGTTTAATACAGTGCACATGAGCAGACTCGGAGGAAAGCTGATTTTGACTGAGCTTAACGAAGATAAGCCTGACTTCACAAAGCCCTCAGTTGATGTATTCACCCTTGGTAGTGAACATCCTAATGATTCGAAGAGGTactattttgtaaaattcaGCGAAGACGAGggccttttccttttcaggAAGCGGACTAAGTGTACGAAGGTTGCCATGAACGGAGAGACGATTTGGAACCACTACGTCAGTGTGTACGGCGCCACATATCCAAGTGCCGTGAGCTATTACAGTTCTAGGGAGGTGAACATTCACTTTTTTAACCACATTCTGTTGTTgaacaaaaaaaataaggtgTGGAAGCTTTCTATAGACGTCGATGGTAACGTGCTTACGTCATCCCATAGACGCAAGTTTAAGAAACCTGTGGAAGAAGTGCCCCCTGAACCCGAACCAGAACCTGTGCCAGAGCCTGAACCAACCCCTAAACCTGTTGAACTCGACATAACGAGTAAAAACCCTACTTCCGAGATTACTTATGGCACTTACGATA GTTTTGGCTTTAACCTGCTCAAAGAACATGAAACAATCATTTGGAAAACTGATGTTCACAAGGAATATGCAACCCATGTCGAGCACAATTCGACCAAGGGTATTGTTACTATCAAGTTGGGGAACAATGTTAAAAAGGTCTTCAAAAGGTCGTCCGACGGTGTGTGGGATTTAGAGTTATCACGTCCTATTCCTGCAAAAACCGACAAGGCCACTCTTAGTAGTATTGCTTTCAAGAAGTCTTCCGGTAAAAGAGCTGTCGAACTTGACATTGACTCTGATGATTCCACCCAAGAATTTGTTCACAAAGTACATGGTAACCCGACTATTTTCACATCCAAATGCCATACCACGTTTAAACAAGTGAACCATAATTGCATAACGATCTGGAAAGCATCTGGTGATGAATGTGCCAATAAAGTCGAATTTACAAAAAGATCTTCTGGTAAACTCGATGTAACAGTCATCTTGTGTGACGGGAACAAGAGATTATTTGTCAAGGATGTTACTAAGGGGTGGATGGAGATAGATCTAACAGCAATTAACCTATATCCCATGAACGTCATGTACGAACACGACACTTACTTCTACTCCAACATGTTGCAAGGGTCCACTAGAACGTTTGAAGCCAGAGATGGGTTCGGCTTCAACCACGTTAGATGCAAGTCTGGTAATAACTGGTTTGACATTTGGAAATCAGTTAACGAGAAACAATACGCCACGAAGGTGGTCAACGAAAACCAAAGCAAGGTGACTGTCCACTTTAACATTGGCAGGGATAAGGTCTTTAACAGAGCATCTGATGGTAAATGGACAGAAGAGGGTGCTGTTGCTTCTCCTGCGGCATTCACAGTTGAAATTGAAGATGATTCTCCTGTTGATACGCCTGTTGATGCGCCTGTTGATACGCCTGTTGATGCGCCTGTTGATACGCATGTTGATGCGCCTGTAGATACGACTGTTGATGCGCCTGTAGATACGACTGTTGATACGTCTTCATCATCTCAGCCATGCGAAATCTCTGTTTCACTACCACAGGAGTCTATTCTTAAACGGGCTGTAGCTGCCAAACCAGCTCCCGTCTCCGTGAGTCGACGTGGTAGTACTGCCAGTCTTTCTGAGTTCAGTGACACTGAGAGCATTGCATCTTTGCCTGGAGATGATGACGAGACGTTCCTCAATTTACAAAGAACCGATATTACAATTGTAACTAAAGATGCAGCCAATGTGGAATCGACCAACGACTCTACCAAGTTTGAggttgaagaagatgatgaagagCTCGTTTATTCCTTCAAGGATCCAAACAAGTGTGTAGAAGTTAAGTTTAAGGATAAACTCGTTTGGAAATTCGATAGCTCTAAGAACGTTCATCCGAAAGAAGTTTGTTTTGTCCTATTTACTTCATTTGTCATACTCGAGTTTGATGACGGATGCAACATCAAGGGATTGAAAAATGGCGAATTCAAGTCTGTAACCAGAAGCGTGTTGAAAAATATAGTCAAAAAGGGTGTTGAAGAAGACTCCAAATCTAAAGAAACTGCCGAATCTCAACggtcttcttcagctttaTCTACACCTTTACGTGCCAGAGCAGGTTCTATTGTGCAAATTGCCCAGCCAGCTGGACGTGCGCCACTTAGAACAGCTATCAAGTCAGTTAGGAGCAGTACTCCCATTTTCAAAGCTAGTGCTTTATCTACACCTGCTTTTACCGATGTTAatctatcagcttcagaGGCCGATGACACTAGTGGTACCAGTTCTTCTTACTTATCTCTTTCAAAGACAGGAGTTGATCTCGACATTTTGTTAGTTATTTCTACTTCTGAATTCGAACATAAAAAAGTCGATAATTATGTCACATATTCGGCCAAGGCAAACCATGCTTTCAAAACTGTCAAGGATGGTACTACTGAAGTGTGGAAAGCAACCGATGCCAATAATTATTCGACCAAAGTTGAAGTAGATATGCCTAGCAACTATAAAGCTGTCACTGTTTTTCTGGATGGTGATATTACTAAGGTGTTTTTGAAAGACTCTCAAACCGGTAAATGGACTGCAATTGACACATACAAAGTCAATCCTATTACTCTTAACGTCAACAGTAACCAGACCACTTACTTTTGCGATAACATATTGGATAACAATGTCAGAACATTTACTGCCAAAAAAGGATTTCGTTTTAATGAAGTCAACGCTGGTTCCGGCATCATTAAGGTTGAGATTTGGAAAACTGATAAGGAGAACGAGTATGCAAATAAGGTTGTCAATGAAAGCAGTAACAAGTTGACCATCCACATAGGAGAGGGTGCCAATGCTTCAACTAAGGTGTTTAACAAGGGATCTGACGGCAAATGGGTACATGTGGAAATGACCCTTCCCAAATCAACCCCCGATTCTCAGCCATCTACGGAATCTAGACCATCCTCTCTATCATCTGCTCTTGGTGCCAAGCCATCACCACTAGCAATTGGCGCTAAAGCCCAACCGTCTGCACTGTCTTCTACGATTAGACCCAAACCAGCATCTCAACCATCTGAAGCAATGAGTAAACCTGAAAGTAAACCAGAAGATAAAAGTGATTCATCTTCAGAAGCAGCAGATGCCACGACTGAACCATCTTCAGAAGCAGCAGCACTTAAGACTGAACCATCTTCTGTGGCACCAGAAGTTAAGAGTGCGACAGCTAGTCAACCAGAAGCTAAGAGTGATCCATCTACTGAGTCACCAGCAGATAAGACTGTGTCATCTTCTGAAGCATCAGAAGACAAGTCGGAATCATCTTCagaagcagcagcagtTAAGAGTGCGACAGCTAGTCAACCTGAACCAAAGAGTGAGACACCTAGTCAACCAGAAGAGAAGTCTGAATCATCTACAGAGGCACCTGAAGTGAAGACTGTACCAGAAAGCCAACCGGAAGATAAGAGTGAGTCTGTTGTAACATCACCGTTATCGAAGGCTCAACCTAAACCAACCGAGTCATCGACAACTAGAACTCCTTTACTGACACCTAAGCCTGCTTCGACTGCT ATTGGTTCCACTAGTGCCAGAGCATCATCTACTACTCCTGAGTCAACCACTTCACTTGCAACCCCTGGCTCAACCGATACTAGAAGTGGTCTGGCTTCTGAGGGTTCTAAACAAGGAGAGACTGATTCTGCTCCTTCAACAGCTTCTGGTACTGATTCTCGACCAACCTCAGGTACTGGAACATCTGGCTCCACTCTTACTGGTACTAGCACATATTCCAGACTCTTTGAGACTTCAGCTAGCTCTCCACTTAACACTGGTACAATCAACTTAACTGCTGCCCGAAGGCCTTCAGTGGCCTCAGTTACTTCAGTTACAAGTAAAGCTGTAGCCGTTAAGATACAGGATAAGACTGAAAATGCCAAACCTGACGAtgaagaggatgaagaCGATTTAGTGACATCTGACCCGAGTGAATCACGTGTTTTAATTCATTCTCCTTCAAACGATCAAGATTCGCAGAAATCTGATAAGGATGGTGAAGTTTCTAAAGAAGATGTAACCGTGTCTACAACACCACAACCCAAGGCTGTTTCATCTTTAGGCTCCTCGGCCCTCAGAGGTTCCACAACTGCAATCAGTGCGACTCCTGCAAATATTGCTTCTGCTAAACCAGTCAGTTCTGCCGGGTCAACTTCACAGACGTCAGATTCGCCTTCGTCACCCATCGCCGCCCCCAGCACTTCTACTCCCTTGCTTAAACTTAGCCAATCACCTTCCAATTCTTCACTTACCTCGGTCTCCTCAGCTTCAACTGCTTCGCCTGCTTCGGGAGTAGCTAGGCGAGCCTCCGTTACACCTGCTTCACCCGCTTCAGCTGTAGCTAGGCGAGCCTCCACTACTCCTGCTCCGATTGCAACTCCTGCAAGTAGTACTTCTTCAGAACCGTCTCAGGCAACTCCTGTCGCAACTGCAAGACGCCCTTCAGTTACTCCAATACCTGCTTCAGGTACCCCTGTGCCTCGAGCAAGACCTGCAGGTTCAAGTGGTGGACCCTCACCTTCTGGGATCGTCATTCCACTGGAAGAttga
- a CDS encoding uncharacterized protein (ribosomal protein L7Ae/L30e/S12e/Gadd45 family protein) → MYRNKPKIFENIEWFRNTPELEESVSTEFLRIFEGLEAPAIKQSFIFGVNSVTEAIENNERLCLVILFRWNVPSVMIQHIPVTCKRRNIDYLTFSKAVKLSRLPFKNVTCMAVKGESCELFKSLIR, encoded by the exons ATGTATAGGAATAAGCCTAAGATTTTTGAGAATATTGAGTG GTTTAGGAACACACCCGAGCTCGAGGAAAGTGTATCGACTGAGTTCCTGAG GATATTCGAGGGCTTGGAAGCCCCCGCAATAAAGCAGAGCTTTATATTCGGAGTGAACAGTGTGACTGAAGCAATTGAGAACAACGAGCGCCTGTGTTTGGTGATACTATTCCGATGGAACGT GCCAAGTGTAATGATTCAGCACATTCCAGTGACCTGCAAAAGAAGGAACATTGACTACTTGACGTTTTCAAAAGCAGTTAAGCTCAGCCGACTCCCCTTTAAGAATGTAACATGTATGGCAGTCAAGGGTGAGAGTTGCGAGCTATTCAAGTCACTGATTCGCTGA